DNA sequence from the Novosphingobium sp. KACC 22771 genome:
AATTCCGGCACGCTCAGATAGAGAAAGGCCGCGCTGGTCAAGCGATGGCGGCCAAGGCCCCAGCCGCCCGCAAAGCTGTAGCCCAGCCGGTCGAGGTGGTTCTTGCCCACCATGATCTCGTCAATATCCTCGCATTCGAAATTGGCGTGATGGAATTTCAGCGTGCCGTCGAATCCGGGCATTTTCGCATGGGCGTTGGCCATGAAAATATTGTGATGCTCATAGGCCCCGTCGGCCCGCATATAGACGCCAAAGCCTTTCTGCACATCAGTCAGGCGGAAACCCAGCCGGTCGCGGTAATAATCCAGCGCCTCCTGCACATCGGGAAAGGTCCAGACGGTGTGGTGAATGCGCTTGGGCACCGCGCGGGCCAGCCATTTGCGCGGCTGGTTGAGGCGGCCGATATGGCCGGGCGTGTTGGCCGGGCTGGGCGCGCCATGGGCGGGGCGCGGTTGCCAGACCTGCAATCCGATGGCCTGTCCAAAGGGCGTGATGAAATGGGTGACGCCCTCGGCATCGAGCATCAGTTCATGATCGCGCGACAGGTCGGCGGTCATGCGCGCCATGGCCTCCGCGCTGTCCACGCTCCAGATGCATTCATGGACGCCGATGCC
Encoded proteins:
- a CDS encoding VOC family protein, which produces MAITGIRRLVFLVDDLATTSRFFTDYGLRPVEQDASSARFETVNGAQVRLLLRGHEDLPKGTAQTGIGVHECIWSVDSAEAMARMTADLSRDHELMLDAEGVTHFITPFGQAIGLQVWQPRPAHGAPSPANTPGHIGRLNQPRKWLARAVPKRIHHTVWTFPDVQEALDYYRDRLGFRLTDVQKGFGVYMRADGAYEHHNIFMANAHAKMPGFDGTLKFHHANFECEDIDEIMVGKNHLDRLGYSFAGGWGLGRHRLTSAAFLYLSVPELGGEMEYGADCDCVDDSWKVRVWDGAFGTLIYMHDLPHWLREEPVWDVAYAREDQLRYLPADPRPAPAVMAMAGDR